One Setaria italica strain Yugu1 chromosome I, Setaria_italica_v2.0, whole genome shotgun sequence DNA window includes the following coding sequences:
- the LOC111257386 gene encoding uncharacterized protein LOC111257386: MASSELRRYCDTELSLGRRPAPPACAKEEKAPAATACGGGLASTELQAMAILRMARRAAAEALEEGPAWRAAGDGADVRRLSVRRSLELFLRRREPRCQQLGAAASPSSSSCLTDSPI; this comes from the exons ATGGCGTCGTCCGAGCTGCGGCGGTACTGCGACACCGAGCTgagcctcggccgccgtcccgcgccgccggcgtgcgCCAAGGAAGAGAAGGCGCCCGCCGCCAcggcttgcggcggcgggctcgcgtCCACGGAGCTCCAG GCGATGGCGATCCTGCGCATGGcgaggagagcggcggcggaggcgttggaggaGGGGCCAGCGTGGAGGGCGGCGGGTGACGGCGCGGACGTGCGGCGCCTGTCGGTGAGGAGGTCGCTGGAGTTGTtcctgcggcggcgggaacCGAGGTGCCAGCAGCTCggtgccgccgcctcgccatcctcctcctcctgcttgaCTGACAGCCCAATCTAG